Proteins from a single region of Dictyostelium discoideum AX4 chromosome 5 chromosome, whole genome shotgun sequence:
- a CDS encoding LIM-type zinc finger-containing protein, whose product MVNIGGTQEKCTACAKTVYLTEKIVVEDKEDKKTFHKLCLKCTHCKLTLSLGNYASLNGVFYCKPHFKQLFATKGNYDEGFGKSKHSEKWTPQATPTGTSSFIPVEESKSSEKKETPTTISSKFSGSTEKCNLCNKTVYLTEKIVVEDKEDKKVLHKQCLKCTHCSVVLNLGTYASMKGVFYCKPHFKQLFATKGNYDESFGNNKATDKWAPQTNTAPASFVPLEKTATTEKNTNQSSNPDIAKKFSTGSSEKCHDCQKSVYLTEKVVLEELENKRIFHKACLKCSKCSVILTLGTLVQLDGVIYCKPHFKELYATQGNLDGGFGKPKHSEKWENNPFPYLEKDSSYVPSVEKVESQMNNASSESDVDRFKNINNDDSDKPRRQQQPVSQPEEEQQQQEEEKVEEPISEEEEKVEEKVEEPVAEQEEEKVEEPVVAEEEKVEEPVTEEEKVEEPVVASEEPVEEETKAEEEN is encoded by the exons ATGGTAAACATTGGTGGAACTCAAGAAAAATGTACTGCATGTGCTAAAACTGTATACTTAACAGAAAAGATTGTAGTTGAAGATAAAGAAGATAAGAAAACTTTCCACAAATTATGTTTAAAATGTACTCACTGTAAGCTTACATTAAGTCTTGGTAACTATGCATCATTAAATGGTGTATTCTATTGTAAACCACATTTCAAACAATTATTCGCCACCAAAGGTAACTACGATGAAGGTTTCGGTAAATCAAAACATTCTGAAAAATGGACACCACAAGCCACCCCAACTGGTACTT ctTCATTCATTCCAGTTGAagaatcaaaatcatcagaaaagaaagaaacaccaacaacaatttcaTCAAAATTCTCAGGATCAACTGAAAAATGTAATCTCTGTAATAAGACAGTATATTTAACAGAAaagattgttgttgaagataAAGAAGATAAGAAAGTATTACATAAACAATGTTTGAAATGTACACATTGTAGTGTTGTATTAAATCTTGGTACCTATGCATCAATGAAAGGTGTATTCTATTGTAAACCACATTTCAAACAATTATTCGCCACCAAAGGTAACTATGATGAAAGTTTTGGTAACAACAAAGCCACCGATAAATGGGCACCACAAACCAACACTGCACCAGCTTCATTCGTTCCATTAGAAAAGACTGCAACCACTGAAAAGAATACCAACCAATCATCAAACCCAGATATTGCCAAGAAATTCTCAACTGGTAGTTCAGAGAAATGTCACGATTGTCAAAAATCAGTTTACCTCACAGAGAAAGTCGTACTTGAGGAATTGGAAAACAAGAGAATCTTCCACAAGGCTTGTTTGAAATGTAGTAAATGTTCAGTCATTCTCACCTTGGGTACTTTGGTTCAATTGGATGGTGTTATCTATTGTAAACCACACTTTAAAGAACTCTATGCCACTCAAGGTAATTTAGATGGTGGTTTCGGTAAACCAAAACACTCTGAAAAATGGGAAAATAACCCATTCCCATATTTAGAAAAGGATAGCAGTTATGTACCATCCGTTGAAAAGGTTGAATCTCAAATGAATAATGCTTCATCTGAATCTGATGTtgatagatttaaaaatattaacaatGATGATTCTGATAAACCAAgaagacaacaacaaccagtTTCTCAACCagaagaagaacaacaacaacaagaagaagaaaaagttgAAGAACCAATCtctgaagaagaagaaaaagttgAAGAAAAAGTTGAAGAACCAGTCGCtgaacaagaagaagaaaaggTTGAGGAACCAGTTGTTgctgaagaagaaaaagttgAAGAACCAGTTactgaagaagaaaaagttgAAGAACCAGTCGTTGCCTCTGAAGAACCAGTTGAAGAAGAAACAAAAGCTGAAGAAGAAAACTAA
- the dnase2 gene encoding deoxyribonuclease II, which produces MNKLILLLLIIVIILINSIDGLKSTTIECLNDQGESVDWWVIQKQPVVSSMPADTKYKLGLGYLYADSKNPTWKIPTNTLNDTNSLSHTLNLIYSNKESNDLAWFMYNDQPPTDEADSEYAHSKGVVAFDSTQGFWLIHSVPRFPHDPNHEDYYFPKNEVNNGQSFLCVTYKASSSFADIANKIFINRPFIYAYNLPSKINLPQLSLIQQTIKGEFDDSPRTDSTILTSIGGNSFQVFAKNAAWDKDLYEDLIQSTLKQNMVVTSWRLGSKASVMPTYCSGGNFTYDSINTLTFSFDDPTEGTVNWKYTKDHSKYALSIHEADYYICIGDVNRMFTQFKRGGGSACFINKSLWQSYANIIETIDTNCPGDTSLEL; this is translated from the exons atgaataaattaattttattattattaataattgtaattatattaataaattcaattgatggattaaaatcaacaactATTGAATGTTTAAATGATCAAGGTGAAAGTGTTGATTGGTGGGTAATTCAAAAGCAACCAGTTGTATCATCGATGCCAGCAGatacaaaatataaattaggTTTAGGTTATTTATATGCAGATTCAAAGAATCCTACATGGAAAATCCCAACAAACACATTAAATGATACAAATTCATTATCACAtacattgaatttaatttattcaaataagGAAAGCAATGATTTAGCATGGTTTATGTATAATGATCAACCACCAACCGACGAAGCCGATTCAGAGTATGCTCATAGTAAAGGTGTCGTTGCATTTGATAGCACTCAAGGATTTTGGTTAATTCATTCAGTACCTCGTTTCCCACATGATCCAAATCATgaagattattatttcccAAAGAATGAAGTAAACAATGGTCAATCATTTTTATGTGTAACTTATAAAGCTTCAAGTAGTTTTGCTGATATTGCCaataaaatctttataaATAGACCATTCATCTATGCTTATAATTTACcatcaaaaattaatcttCCACAATTATCTTTAATTCAACAAACTATTAAAggtgaatttgatgattcaCCACGTACTGATTCAACCATCCTCACTTCAATCGGTGGTAATTCTTTCCAAGTTTTCGCTAAAAATGCTGCATGGGATAAAGATCTTTATGAAGATTTAATTCAATCAACTCTTAAACAAAATATGGTTGTAACTTCATGGCGTTTAGGTTCAAAAGCTTCAGTT atgcCAACATATTGTTCAGGTGGTAATTTTACATATGATAGTATTAATACATtaacattttcatttgatgatCCAACCGAGGGTACAGTTAATTGGAAATATACAAAAGATCATAGTAAATATGCTCTTTCAATTCATGAAGCTGATTATTATATTTGCATTGGTGATGTAAATAGAATGTTTACTCAATTTAAAAGAGGTGGTGGTTCAGCTTGtttcattaataaatcacTCTGGCAATCATATGCTAATATCATTGAAACTATTGATACAAATTGTCCAGGTGATACAAGTCttgaattataa
- the mcfW gene encoding mitochondrial substrate carrier family protein: MTTNNSNDNNKRYGIIKQQLQQQQQQHHQQHEQHSRLVEMTAGCGAGFMASLFTTPLDVIKTTLQVDNSSNKTIMSTVKSILDRKGGVKNLYLGLKPTLVGQIPSWAVYFSTYTFCKELFTKENDKHSLLEKESPLIFMTSAIIAGAATSICTSPIWLIKTRFITQEMVGRQKKYRGIVHSMVSIYHEEGFRGLYKGLGPSLLGVLHVGVQFPLYEKFKSILKEKNKNKELGIVEIMIASSVSKIIASVVAYPHEVLRARSQDSSPDSPNRTYRGNIIQMFKQIVREEGWRGLYRGMGVNLLRVTPSCVITFTSYEYIKKFLSQNQNHF; the protein is encoded by the exons atgacaacaaataatagcaatgataataacaaaaGATATGGGATAATAAAACAGCAATTacagcagcagcaacaacaacatcatcaacaacatgaACAACATAGTAGATTAGTTGAAATGACAGCAGGATGCGGAGCAGGATTTATGGCATCATTATTTACAACACCACTTGATGTAATTAAAACGACACTGCAAGttgataatagtagtaataaaaCCATAATGAGTACAGTTAAATCAATATTGGATAGAAAAGGTGGTGTAAAAAATCTATATCTAGGATTAAAGCCTACTTTGGTCGGTCAAATTCCATCTTGGGCAGTTTATTTCTCAACCTATACATTTTGTAAAGAACTTTTTACCAAAGAAAACGATAAACATTCATTGCTTGAAAAAGAATCACCTTTAATTTTCATGACTTCTGCAATTATTGCTGGCGCTGCAACTTCAATTTGTACAAGTCCAATTTGGTTAATTAAAACAAGATTcatt acACAAGAAATGGTTGGAAGACAAAAGAAATATAGAGGAATTGTACATAGTATGGTATCGATTTATCATGAAGAAGGTTTTAGAGGTTTATATAAAGGTTTAGGTCCAAGTTTATTAGGTGTTTTACATGTTGGTGTTCAATTCccattatatgaaaaatttaaatcaattttaaaagaaa aaaataaaaataaagaattaggAATTGTTGAAATTATGATAGCATCAAGTGTATCAAAAATTATAGCGAGTGTTGTTGCATATCCTCATGAAGTTTTAAGAGCAAGATCTCAAGATAGTTCACCTGATTCACCAAATAGGACTTATAGAGGTAATATCATTCAAATGTTTAAACAAATAGTTAGAGAAGAAGGTTGGCGTGGTCTTTATAGAGGAATGGGTGTAAATTTATTGCGTGTAACTCCATCTTGTGTAATAACCTTTACTTCTTatgaatatataaaaaagtttttgtctcaaaatcaaaatcatttttaa
- a CDS encoding short-chain dehydrogenase/reductase family protein (Similar to SDR) — protein sequence MSQNDKKVFYITGASKGFGLELTNQLLERGFNVVATSRNKQQLSNSVNNKFVTNDNFLALQVDLTSNESVKNSIDETISKFTRIDVIINNAGYSQCGTIEELTDKEIRDNFECNVFGVISVIRNALPHLRINKFFANGPRIINISSIAGFTGSFPGFSIYSSTKFALEGLTEGLNEDLKEFGIHASTVLPGYFRTSFLEKGSVAVPSHPIKEYTAVRKIQEIHENQINGNQQGDPVKGCKVIIDHALSENPTTHLFLGPDSMKYAQSKIEAIQNDIKSNYDAASKTDFTN from the exons aTGTCACAAAATGATAAGAAAGTTTTTTATATTACTGGTGCAAGTAAAGGATTTGGTTTAGAATTAACCAATCAATTACTTGAGAGAGGATTTAATGTTGTGGCAACTTCAAGaaataaacaacaattatcaaatagtgtgaataataaatttgttaCAAATGATAACTTTTTAGCATTACAAGTTGATCTCACATCCAATGAATCAGTAAAgaattcaattgatgaaaCAATCTCAAAATTCACTCGTATTGATGTTATCATTAATAATGCAGGTTATTCACAATGTGGTacaattgaagaattaacagataaagaaattagagATAACTTTGAATGTAATGTTTTCGGTGTTATCTCTGTAATTCGTAATGCACTTCCACATTTACGTATAAATAAGTTTTTTGCAAATGGGCCTAGAATAATTAACATTTCATCAATTGCTGGATTTACAGGATCATTTCCAGGATTTAGTATTTATTCATCAACTAAATTCGCATTGGAAGGTTTAACAGAAGGTTTGAATGAAGATTTGAAAGAGTTTGGTATACATGCATCAACTGTATTACCAGGTTATTTTAGAACATCATTTTTAGAGAAAGGTTCAGTGGCAGTTCCATCACATCCAATTAAAGAATATACAGCAGTTAGAAAAATTCAAGAAATTcatgaaaatcaaattaatggTAATCAACAAGGTGATCCTGTAAAAGGTTGTAAAGTTATCATTGATCATGCATTATCTGAAAATCCAACAACTCATCTTTTCTTAGGTCCAGACTCAATGAAATATGCTCAATCCAAAATTGAAGCAATTCAAAATGatatcaaatcaaattat GATGCAGCTTCTAAAACTGATTtcacaaattaa
- the gtaX gene encoding GATA zinc finger domain-containing protein 24 gives MISSKLNNNYYNNPFTFNNNSNTISVTQKEALKKTIKEAAVLTDIALVNLNNDGPSLEISALIESKCKQLYEYSTTNTITIYNLLNYNNNNNYNNINRYNNNNSPSNNNNNNNNNNNNNNNNNNNNNSNNNNNNNNINNNNNSNNNNINNNNNNNSENNCNNNFNVNKNLDNDKYNNKSCKNNNINNNNNNNNNSENKEKNNINNNNEKENNEYNNNRSASTSPVIKRSKSLSPILQFDKIDLEEEYTSDYDYSDGSNESSSPTLSASTLSSEDSKPKVLKRGRGRPSKPKPVQCFSCFRSNTPEWRKGKDKDGNVIDLCNACGLSYMKYIKKAKESKDKLSINNLINK, from the exons atgatttcttcaaaattaaataataactattACAATAATCCatttacttttaataataattcaaatacaaTTTCAGTTACTCAAAAAGAAGCTTTAAAGAAA aCCATTAAAGAGGCTGCTGTTTTAACTGATATCGCTttagtaaatttaaataatgatggcCCATCATTAGAAATCTCTGCATTAATAGAATCAAAATGTAAACAACTTTACGAAtactcaacaacaaatacaataacaatatataatttgttgaattataataataataataattacaataatataaacagatataacaataataatagtcctagtaataataataataataataataataataataataataataataataataataataataataatagtaataataataataataataataatattaataataataataatagtaataataacaatattaataataataataataataatagcgaAAATAactgtaataataatttcaatgttaataaaaatttagacaacgataaatataataataaatcttgtaaaaataataatattaataataataacaataataataataatagcgaaaataaagaaaaaaataatataaataataataatgaaaaagaaaataatgaatataataataatagatcaGCATCAACATCACCAGTAATCAAAAGAAGtaaatcattatcaccaaTCCTTCAATTCGATAAAATTGATCTTGAAGAAGAATATACAAGTGATTATGATTACTCTGATGGTTCAAATGAAAGCTCCTCTCCAACTTTATCAGCATCTACATTATCAAGTGAAGATTCTAAACCAAAGGTTCTTAAAAGAGGTAGAGGTAGACCTTCAAAACCAAAGCCAGTTCAATGTTTTTCTTGTTTCCGTAGTAATACTCCAGAATGGAGAAA GGGTAAAGACAAAGATGGAAATGTTATTGACCTTTGTAACGCATGTGGTTTAAGTTATATGAAATATATAAAGAAAGCTAAAGAATCAAAAGATAAACttagtataaataatttaattaataaataa
- the rabggtb gene encoding Rab geranylgeranyltransferase beta subunit — MTDNINKESTTTTTTIDHTTNLLIDKHVEYIVKLGSKKDSFEYWVTEHIRMNGMYWGLSSLYLLKSLDKLDKNEVIQWLLSCQKSNGGFGGNTSHDDHLLSTLSAVQILIQYDALDKIDINSVVDYVVKLQREDGSFVGDQWGEVDTRFSYAAIMCLSLLKSLDKINCEKAVEYILSCQNFDGGFGSIPGAESHAGQIFTCVGALSILNEINKIDIDKLGWWLSERQLPNGGLNGRPEKSSDVCYSWWVLSALSAIDRLHWIDNDKLKSYILKCQDNETGGIADKPGDIPDVFHTFFGICGLSLMGYFKDQIESIDPVYALGTKTLQKLGLNLPWNKNL, encoded by the exons ATGactgataatattaataaagaatcaaccacaacaacaacaacaattgatCATACAaccaatttattaattgataaacatGTGGAATATATAGTTAAATTAGGATCAAAGAAGGATTCATTTGAATATTGGGTAACAGAACATATTAGAATGAATGGAATGTATTGGggattatcatcattatatttattaaaatcattagatAAATTAGATAAAAATGAAGTTATACAATGGTTATTATCATGTCAAAAATCAAATGGTGGATTCGGTGGTAACACTTCCCATGACGATCATTTACTTTCAACTTTATCAGCtgttcaaattttaattcaatatgATGCTTTAGATAAAATAGATATTAATTCTGTTGTAGAtt atgtTGTAAAATTGCAAAGAGAGGATGGATCATTTGTTGGTGATCAATGGGGTGAAGTTGATACAAGATTTTCATATGCTGCAATAATGTGcctttctttattaaaaagtttagataaaattaattgtgaAAAAGCTGTAGAATATATATTAAGTTGTCAAAATTTTGATGGTGGTTTTGGTTCCATTCCAGGTGCTGAATCTCATGCTGGTCAAA tttttacATGTGTTGGtgcattatcaattttaaatgaaattaataaaattgatattgataaattagGATGGTGGTTAAGTGAAAGACAATTACCAAATGGTGGATTAAATGGTAGACCAGAGAAATCATCAGATGTTTGTTATTCATGGTGGGTATTATCAGCATTAAGTGCAATTGATAGATTACATTGGAtcgataatgataaattgaaaagttatattttaaaatgtcaAGATAATGAAACTGGTGGTATAGCTGATAAACCTGGTGATATTCCTGACGTTTTTCATACATTTTTTGGTATATGCGGTTTATCACTAATGGGTTATTTCAAAGATCAAATCGAATCAATTGATCCAGTTTATGCACTTGGCACTAAAACTTTACAAAAATTAGGTCTTAATTTACCTTggaataaaaatttataa
- a CDS encoding hypothetical protein (Similar to Dictyostelium discoideum (Slime mold). CIGB protein) — protein MISLTNNNNNNNNNNNNNNNNNNNNNNSKLNEKFKIEIDENNYKFIENISSGEKYYIQRTICDIKTPLVKGSIPSSVVWLSFHDGFSQLIEAGIIPYSVKYLYLHDIKKPLKIGSIPISVTHLHVCDGFSQSLEPGIIPSKVSSLNLGDIKHSLEIGSIPNTVFHLCLENRFNQPLSIGTISLIPECILELSLNNIKSELKIGSIPKTVKTLIFLHRFSQSLEPGIIPNGVKSLNFCYEINLNLQIGSIPNSVESISFNNGFSQLLSPGIIPESLLDQFLNQSLIYFCNGFDQLITPGIISDGVKFLYLYDTKQSLEVNSIPNSVTYLSIYEGFKHQLTPGIIPNSIKELTLGIMDTPLIEGSIPKNIPKVILQSSFNQSLDICKLDKSVKIIKLI, from the exons atgatATCATTaacaaacaataacaacaataataataataataataataataataataataataataataataataataatagtaaattaaatgaaaaatttaagattgaaattgatgaaaataattataaatttatagaGA atattaGTAGTGGTGAAAAGTATTATATTCAAAGAACA ATATGTGATATTAAAACACCATTAGTAAAAGGATCAATACCATCAAGTGTTGTTTGGTTATCATTTCATGATGGATTTAGTCAATTAATTGAGGCTGGTATTATTCCTTATAGTGTTAAATATTTGTATCTACACGACATTAAAAAGCCATTAAAGattggttcaattcctaTTTCTGTAACTCATTTGCATGTTTGTGATGGATTTTCCCAATCATTAGAACCAGGTATTATTCCCTCAAAAGTCAGTTCTTTAAACTTAGGGGATATCAAACATTCATTAGAGATTGGATCAATTCCAAATACTGTTTTTCATCTTTGTTTAGAAAATAGATTTAATCAACCATTATCAATAGGTACCATTTCTTTGATACCCGAATGTATACTAGAGttaagtttaaataatattaaaagtgAATTAAAGattggttcaattcctaAAACAGTTAAAACATTGATATTTCTTCATAGATTTTCTCAATCACTAGAACCAGGTATTATTCCAAATGgtgttaaatcattaaacTTTTgttatgaaattaatttaaatttacaaattggGTCAATTCCTAATTCAGTTGAAtccatttcatttaataatggttttaGCCAATTACTCTCACCAGGTATTATACCAGAAAGT TTGCTGGATCAATTCCTAAATCAGTCACTAATTTATTTCTGTAATGGTtttgatcaattaataaCACCAGGTATAATTAGTGATGGAGTGAAATTCttatatttatatgataCTAAACAATCATTAGAAGTAAATTCAATACCAAATTCTGTAACCTATCTCAGTATTTATGAAGGATTCAAACATCAACTAACACCAGGAATCATTCCAAATTCAATAAAGGAATTAACATTAGGAATAATGGATACACCACTAATTGAAGGATCAATACCCAAAAATATACCAAAAGTTATTTTACAAAGTAGTTTTAATCAATCATTAGATATTTGTAAATTAGATAAATctgtaaaaattattaaattaatttag